Within Gemmatimonadetes bacterium T265, the genomic segment CCGCGGATGCCGTGCGGACTCGGTCGGGTCGTACCGGTCGATCGGAGTGCCCGGCGTGACCAGACGAGTTGCGGGCGTACCTGCCCTGCGCGCCCGCTGCGGCTCGGCGTTTCGGCCCGACTACTCTGGTGCACCCCGTCCGTCCGGCCGCGCGATCTCAACGGCATACCGCAACGTCTTGCCTTCCACGACGACGCCCCCGGGCGCCGTGAAGTCGAACGCGACGATCGTCGCGCCCGGCGCGAGTGCCTCGAATACGTAGGTCGTGCTCTCGGAACCGCCCACCTGCCCCGACAGCGTCCCCGGCGTTGGCACCGAATTGTTGCTCGTGAGCTTTAGCCGCTGTAGATCAAAAGGTCGAAGTCGGTAGATGTAACCGGTGCCCCTCTGCTCGCGCAGCTTGATCGTCAGCGATCCGCCGACAGGAATCACCTGAGTAGCCCCGGCGCCCGTTTCATCTACCACCAGGCTATCCGCGGGCACGCGGACCGGGGCCCCCGGGGTGCTCGGCGCGACCCCTGACGAATCCGCGACCTCGTGGCAGTCCGCGTACAGCGTGCTGTCGCGTCGCGTCACGAACGCGCCGGGGCCCTTGCTCCAGAACACGAGCGTGTCGTTCGCGTAGCGGATTCCCGAGGCGGCGGGCGTCTGCGGGAGGGTGACCTCGCCGCCGGGGAGCGTGACGCGCACCCGATTCGGGTAGTACCGGGCGCGCACGGCGGTGCTGTCGGCGCACTGATAGCGCACGTCGGCGACTGGGTGGTCGGCCGGTGGGTGCGGTGGGTGGGATGACTGGGACAAGGCCGGCGTGGCGGCGCCGAGCGCGGCAGCGCCGAGCGCGGCGGCGGAGAGCAAGATGCGCGAGAGCATTGGGGTGGTCCTCATCGGCGTGAACGGGTGGAAGCGTGTGTGCCGGGGTATCCCCGGGGGCTGTGCGGAGTGCATCAGATGACTTCGTAGGCGACGAGTACGCCGATCACCGCCATCATGGCGAGGGCCGACAGGAACGCGACGTCCGCGGCGCACTCGAGCCGATCCGCGCGCGCGTCCGTGCGCGTGCGCAGGGCGAGGTACGCCAGGGCGCAGGCGGCGAGGAAGAGCAGGGCGTTCACGGCGAGCAGGTTGTCGGCGATGCTGTCGACGTGCTGCGACCGGACGATGATCCGGAACAGGCCGATCACGGTGAGGTAGACGCCGACCAGCCCGGAGGACACCGAAAAGATGTGCACGCTCAGCTGCGCGTCGCCCCTTTGGCGGCGCGTTCCCGCGGCGGTCGTCGTCGACGCGGCGGGCGGATCGGCGTAGCGTCGGCGCATGGTCACGGACGGTGACGGCGGACGGCTCCACGCGAAGCCGCTCGTACGGGCTCCTCGTGCGGGTGAGCAGCAACGCCGTGCTCGCGGCGCCGTACGGGAGTGGCGTGGAGGACGCGGAGCGGGATCGGAGGCTGCTCCTCTCCACTTCCGCAGAACGTTCCGGGAACCCGTCACGAGCCGGCCGCTGACTCGCGCGTGACGGGATTCCGGCCCGTATTCCGGATGGTGGCGTGACGGCGCTTCGTCCGGGGCGCCCGGCGGCTCCCGTGCCCGCGCGTGTGCGGCGGGGCGGTGCGACCGCGGTATTTACGCTGGCACGAACACGAGAGGAGACTGCTGTGTCAAGCAACTCGTTGAGGGACTCATAGACGGGCGACCCCCGGCGGCCCGCGGCCAACTGAGCGATGATGTACGCGGCGGCCGAGCGCGCAGCCCGCACGCGCGAGGCGGTGCTGGCGACCATCTCGCACGACCTCAGGGACCCGCTGAGCACGATCACGCTCGCCGCCAGCTTCCTACTCGAAGATCTCGTGCCCGCGGACGATGCCCACCGCGCCGTGCGGCGGCATTTGCAGGCGATCCTGCGGGCCGCCGACCGCATGCACCGGCTCGTCGGCGACCTGCTGGACGCGAGCGCGCTCGACGCCGGCCGGCTACGCCTGGACCTCGCGCCGCACACCGTCCGTGCGCTCCTCGACGAGGCCCACGAGAGCCTCGCGCCGCTGGCGGCGGCCAAGGGTGTCGCGCTCGCGGTCGAGCGTCCGCCCCACGACCCCGCCGCCGCCGACGGTCGCGGCGTCCACCCGATCGTCTCGGCCGACCGCGACCGGCTGCTCCAAGTGTTCGGCAACCTCGGCGGCAACGCGATCAAATTCACGCCCTCGGGCGGTCGCGTGACCGTGTCGGCCGCGCGCGCCGGCGACGCGATCGAGTTCCGGATCGCGGACTTCGGCCCCGGCATCGCCGTCGACGACCTGCCCCGCGTGTTCGACCGGTTCTGGCAGGCGCGCAGCACGGCGCGCCTCGGGACGGGGCTGGGGCTCGCGATCGCCAAAGGGATCGTCGACGCGCACGGCGGGCGCATCGGCGCCCGGAGTGTTGTCGGCGAGGGGAGCACCTTCGCGTTCACCATCCCGCTCGCCCCGCCCGAACACGTATCCTGATAGGAGGACTGCGTACGCGACCACGTTCGCCCCGCGCGTCATCGCGGTTCCCGGGGCGCCGCAGACCGGCGCGCCAGACGTCCGCCAATCGACACAGTTAGGCACGATGCCCCGACGGCTCGACGCGCTCGACCAGCTGCGCGGCCTCTTGATGGTGCTCATGGCCGTCGACCACGCCAGCTACTTCGTGGGCAACCGCCACCCGCTCGAGTTCTGGGGGGTGCCGCTCCCCGCGTACGACGCCACGCCAGCCGGGACGGGGTGGCTCCTCACGCGCATCGTCACTCACGTCTGCGCCCCGGGCTTTTTCCTCCTTATGGGCGCGAGCATGGTTCTGTTCGCCGATGGCCGGCGCGCGGCGGGCTGGAGCGAGGCGCGGATTCGGCGCTATTGGATCACGCGCGGCCTCCTGCTCCTCGTGCTCCAGCAGCTCGTCGAGAATCCGGCGTGGCTCCTCGGCACGCTCGACGACCCCGTGGGCACCGTGGTGCCCGGCGCGTGGCTGCTCCGCGCGCCGACCGCCGTGCTCGCCGTCCTCGCGCCGGCTGCGGTGCTCACCGCCGCGGCGCTCGTGCCGCCGGCGGGCTCCGCGGCGGCGCCGCTCGCGCCGCTTCGCCTCCTCCTAGTGACCCCGGGCCGCACGGGGATGTGGCAGGTGTTCTACCCGGCTCTGCCGTGGACCGGGGTCGCCGCGGCGGGGCTGGTGCTCGGGCGCGCGGTGCGGCGGGTACCCGCGCGCCCGCCGCGCGCCGCAGCGCTGGTCGGCGTCGGACTGCTGGCGGCCTTCGTCGGGGCGCGCTTCCTCCCGGGCGCGCTCGGCGTATGGCTCAACGTGACGGTGCCGCCGGGCCCCGGCTGGCGCGCGGCACTGGCCGTGGTCAAGTACCCGCCGGCCCCGACGTACCTGCTACTCACGCTCGGCGTCGTGCTCGTCCTCCTCGGCGGCCTGGCGCGGGTGCCGCGCGCGGGGGGCGTGCGCGGCGCGGCGGGGGACGGCGGGGACGGCCGGGGACGGAACGGGCCACTGCTCGTGTTCGGGCAGACGGCGCTCTTCTTCTACCTGCTGCACTTGCACGTGTACGCGCTGCTCGGGCTCGCGCTGCCGGGCCCGCACGCGTTAGGCGTCACGTACGCCGCGTGGGCCGCCGGGCTCGTGCCGCTGTACGCGGCCTGCCGCGGGTACCGCACATTCAAGACGCGGCGCCCACCCGGGTCGCGTTGGCGGCTCGTCTGAACCCGGGGGTTCGCGGCGGCACCGGAGACGATCCGCGCCGAAGGTCCGAGCGCCGGGCGCGGGCCGGCGTCAGCCCCGGTCCCGCGCCCGCCATAACGGTCGGTAGTCGCCCGTGCTGCCCGGTTACAGCCCCACGCGGACCCCGAACAGCACGCGCCCGTCGGTGTTGCTCCGCGCGGTGCGCAGCCGCGCCTCGCTGTCGTAGCGGTCCTGCAACGTCGCGGTAAATTCCGTCCGTTTCGCGAGCGGCACGCCGAGTCCGGTCGACGTCTCGATGACGTAGCACTTCGCGGGGCCCGAGCAGCCGCCCACGGCCGCCTCGTACGAGGTCTCGTGCGACAGCCGCACCCCCGCCGGGAGGAGGTAATGCATCTGCGTGCCTAACGACACGCGCGTGCGCCCGCCGGCGCCGCGCGCGCCGGCGGGGTCGAGTGCGCGCGTATGCTCGGTGACCAGGGCAAGGTTCAGGTTCGCGTACTGGGCGAAGCGGGAGGCCGGGGTCGGCGAGGGCGGGCGCCAGAGGCCGTAGACCGCGCCGACACGGCCGCTCACGCGATCCGCGATAGCCTCTTGAAAGTTCGACTCGTCCGAGCCTGCCACGAATGCGCTCAGCCGCGCGTACGGGCGCAGGGTCGCGCGGGCGCGGAGTCGCGCGTCGCGCACCGTGACGCGCCAGACGTCCACGCCCTTCCGCTCGCCTTCCGAATCGCCGTAGCTCCCGTCGAGTTCCGCGTGAGTCGCGAGCGCGCTGTCCGAGTGCCCGCCGGAAAGGGTGGCGGAGGCGAGCCGGTGACTCGCCGCGCCGAAGTAGACGTTCCCGCTCAGATCCACTCGGCCGTGCCACCCCGGCGGATCGTCGGCGCTCTGCGCACGTGCCGCCAGTGGAAGCACGCCTACCGCGAGCGCGCCTGTCGAGCAGGCCAGCCACGCGATGGCGCGGCGTGCGACCGCGGTGGCGGGCGGCGTGGGGGCCGGCGCGTGGTGGGTCGAGGGCTGGTGGCGCACCGCAGTGCGGCGCGACGAGGCGAGGGAGGACATGTGTGGGCTCGTGACGAGGGGTGGGTGTCGGCGCGGCCCGCGCGGCGGCGTGTTGGGGGTGGCGCGGCGCAGGTTCGCGGAGCTGATGGATCCGGTGCGCACCCACCTCCGCAGAATCGTCCGAGAACCCTTCGCGAGCCGCCGGACGGGGGGCGTTTGGTAACGAGCTGTCGACGGCGTGGGCATTGACGCGGCCCACGCGGCGCCCTATTAGAGGGAGCGGGGTTGCGGAGCCGAATTGCTGCGGGTTCCGCGATCCCCGCACGATCCTCCGGGAACCCTTCACGAGCCGTCGCATGCGCGTGTCAGCCGCTTCCCGTCCCAGTCGCGTCGCCGGTGCTGCTCGTGCCGCGCCCGGCTGAGGAGGCGCACCCCCCCGGCCCGGCGGCCGGCGACGCCGGCGGGGACGTGACCAGCCTGTTGCGGGAGGCGCAGGCCGGCGACCCCGTCGCGCAGGATGCCCTCTACGCCCGCGTCTACGACGAGCTGCGCCGGCTCGCGCGCCACGTGCGGGCCGGGCGCGCGGGCGCGACGCTCTCGACGACCGCTCTCGTTCACGAGGCGTACGACAAGCTGCGCCCCGCGCGCGTCGGCGCGTGGGAAGGGCGCGCGCACTTCTTCGGCGTGGCTGCGCGCGCGATGCGCGACGTCCTGGTCGACGCGGCCCGCCGGCGCGCGGCCGCCAAGCGCGGCGGTGGCGCCGTACTCGTCACCCTCGGGGACGCCGCCGCGGCGTCGGCGCTGCGGACCGACGACTTGCTCGCCCTCGACGAGGCCCTGGAGCGCCTGGGCGCGCTCGACGCCCGGCAGCTCCGCGTGGTGGAGTACCGGTACTTCGCCGGCCTCACGGCCACCGAGACCGCCGACGCGTTAGGCATCTCGCTATCCACCGTCGAGCGCGAGTGGCGCGGCGCGCGCGCCTGGCTCGCGCGGGAGCTGCGTGCGGCGTGACCGCGCGGTGAGCGTCCGGTGAACGCGCGACGCGTGTATCGGTGAGCACGGACGCGGCGCGGTACCGGCGGGCGCAGGCGGTGTTCGCCGACGCCGTGGAGCGACCCGCCACCGAGCGGGCAGCCTTCCTCGACGACGCGTGCGCGGGCGACGCCGCGCTGCGGGCCGACGTCGCGTCGCTACTCGCCGCCGACGCGGCGGTGTCTGACACGGCAACGTCCGACGCGGCCGAGTCTGTCATCCTCGACGCGTCATTGGGGGACCTCGCCGCGCTGCTGGTCGACGAGGACGACGCGCCCGAGCCCGGCGTGCCCGCCGGGCACACGCTCGGCCCCTACCAGGTGCTGCGCGAGCTCGGGCGCGGGGGCATGGCCACCGTCTATCTCGCGCGCGACGCCAAGCACGACCGGTCGGTCGCGCTCAAGACGCTCCACCCCGACCTCGCCGCCTCGCTCGGGCCGGAGCGGTTCAAGCGGGAGATCCGCACCGCCGCGCGGCTGCAGCACCCGCACGTGCTCGCGCTGCTGGACTCGGGCGAGACCGACGGCCGCCTCTGGTTCACCATGCCGTACGTCGAGGGTGAGACGCTGCGCGCGCGGCTTCGGCGCGAGGGGCCACTCCCATTCGACGATGTGGTGCGGACGGTGCGTGAGGTCGCGCTCGCGCTCGAGTACGCCCACGCGCACGGCGTGGTGCACCGCGACGTGAAGCCCGAGAACGTGCTGCTGTCCGGCGGCGTGGCCGTCGTGGCCGACTTCGGCGTGGCCAAGGCCATCGCTGCCGCAGCCGGCCCCGCGGCGGGCGGCGCCCCGCCGCCCCGCGCCCGCCGCACCGCCCTCACCGCAGCCGGTGCCGCGCTCG encodes:
- a CDS encoding DNA-directed RNA polymerase sigma-70 factor, giving the protein MLLVPRPAEEAHPPGPAAGDAGGDVTSLLREAQAGDPVAQDALYARVYDELRRLARHVRAGRAGATLSTTALVHEAYDKLRPARVGAWEGRAHFFGVAARAMRDVLVDAARRRAAAKRGGGAVLVTLGDAAAASALRTDDLLALDEALERLGALDARQLRVVEYRYFAGLTATETADALGISLSTVEREWRGARAWLARELRAA